A region of Paramormyrops kingsleyae isolate MSU_618 chromosome 17, PKINGS_0.4, whole genome shotgun sequence DNA encodes the following proteins:
- the LOC111841451 gene encoding olfactory receptor 52K1-like has translation MAEDLLQSNSTYTTFIFIGFPELHEYRRLLFLPFFIIYVLALAANSLMVYVIRKCENLHSPMYILICSLAVVNIIVPTVIVPNMLFSFLFDWNEISLEGCLTQMFFTHFFSSLESTILLAMALDRLVAICNPLHYCEIVNTSMLVKLVILTLIRSGSIMSALVALARPLKFCSSNVISHCYCDHMALVSLACGDKSSNNAIGLVVIICFVGIDISIIAFSYVRILSVVLRAAVGEDRWKAFHTCGTHLMVMMSFYLVGSITFLSHNLGIPITTDVNTFLGVLYIIFPATINPVIYGVRTKEIRNAALKMFNMRTNKTFTVNVTTLKV, from the coding sequence ATGGCTGAAGATCTACTACAAAGCAACTCCACCTACACCACGTTCATTTTTATAGGATTTCCAGAACTACACGAATACAGACGTTTACTCTTCTTGCCATTTTTCATAATATATGTGCTGGCCCTGGCTGCCAATTCACTGATGGTCTATGTGATTAGAAAGTGCGAGAACCTGCACAGCCCCATGTACATACTGATATGCAGCTTGGCTGTTGTCAATATAATCGTCCCCACTGTTATTGTACCTAACATGCTTTTCAGCTTCCTGTTTGACTGGAATGAAATTTCCTTAGAGGGCTGTTTAACTCAAATGTTCTTCACACACTTCTTCTCATCCCTGGAATCCACCATCCTCCTGGCTATGGCTTTGGATCGACTGGTGGCCATTTGTAATCCACTGCACTACTGTGAAATCGTTAACACTTCCATGCTGGTGAAACTGGTTATCTTGACGCTGATACGGAGCGGCTCGATAATGTCCGCTCTTGTCGCCCTCGCACGTCCTCTGAAGTTCTGCAGCTCAAACGTCATCAGCCACTGCTACTGTGACCACATGGCCCTTGTCAGCTTGGCGTGCGGCGACAAGAGCAGCAACAATGCTATAGGACTCGTGGTAATCATCTGCTTTGTGGGCATCGACATCTCCATCATCGCCTTCTCTTACGTCAGGATCCTGAGTGTCGTCCTGCGGGCAGCGGTGGGGGAAGATCGCTGGAAGGCATTCCACACCTGCGGCACACACCTGATGGTCATGATGAGCTTCTACCTGGTGGGGAGCATCACGTTTCTGTCGCATAATCTCGGCATCCCCATCACAACAGACGTGAACACATTCTTGGGAGTCCTATACATCATCTTCCCCGCCACCATAAACCCAGTTATCTATGGTGTCCGTACCAAGGAAATAAGGAATGCAGctttgaaaatgtttaatatgaGGACAAATAAAACCTTCACTGTAAATGTGACGACGTTGAAAGTTTAA
- the arrb1 gene encoding beta-arrestin-1 encodes MGDKGTRVFKKASPNGKLTVYLGKRDFVDQVDLVEPVDGVVLIDPEYLKERKVFVTLTCAFRYGREDLDVLGLTFRKDLFAANIQAFPPVPDGKNTLTRLQERLMKKLGEHAHPFTFEIPPNLPCSVTLQPGPEDTGKACGVDFEVKAFCAENVEEKIHKRNSVRLVIRKVQYAPEKPGPQPMAETTRQFLMSDKPLHLEASLDKEIYYHGEPINVNVHVTNNTNKTVKKMKISVRQYADICLFNTAQYKCPVATEESDDMVAPSSTFCKVFTLTPFLVNNREKRGLALDGKLKHEDTNLASSTLLREGANKEILGIIVSYKVKVKLVISRGGLLGDLASSDLAIELPFTLMHPKPVEGSSYRDATDKDAPVDTNLIEFDTNDDDIVFEDFARQRLIGAKEEKDEDEDGADSPKLSDR; translated from the exons ATGGGTGACAAAGGCACGAG AGTGTTTAAGAAAGCAAGCCCCAATGGCAAA cTTACTGTGTACCTTGGGAAGCGGGACTTTGTTGACCAGGTTGACCTTGTTGAACCTGTTG ATGGTGTGGTTTTGATTGACCCAGAATACCTAAAGGAAAGAAAAG TTTTTGTGACCCTGACATGTGCTTTCCGCTACGGCCGGGAGGACCTGGATGTCCTGGGCTTGACGTTTAGAAAAGACCTCTTTGCCGCCAACATCCAAGCCTTCCCTCCAGTGCCGGATGGGAAAAATACTTTAACCCGTCTTCAGGAGCGCCTCATGAAGAAGCTTGGGGAACACGCACACCCGTTCACTTTTGAG ATTCCTCCCAACTTACCTTGCTCAGTCACCCTTCAACCAGGACCAGAAGATACAGGAAAG GCCTGTGGGGTTGACTTTGAAGTAAAAGCTTTCTGTGCAGAGAACGTTGAAGAAAAAATCCACAAGAG GAACTCGGTGCGTCTTGTCATCAGGAAGGTGCAGTACGCTCCAGAGAAGCCAGGCCCTCAGCCCATGGCTGAGACAACTCGCCAGTTTCTGATGTCAGACAAGCCGCTTCACCTGGAGGCCTCACTGGACAAAGAG ATTTACTACCACGGAGAGCCAATCAACGTGAATGTTCACGTGACCAACAACACGAATAAGACTGTGAAGAAGATGAAGATCTCAG TGCGTCAGTATGCTGACATATGCCTGTTTAACACTGCGCAGTACAAGTGCCCCGTGGCAACAGAAGAATCAGA TGACATGGTTGCTCCCAGCTCCACGTTTTGCAAGGTGTTCACTCTCACACCCTTCTTAGTCAACAACCGAGAGAAACGCGGCTTGGCCCTAGATGGGAAACTGAAGCACGAGGACACAAATTTAGCCTCCAGCACCCT GCTGAGAGAAGGGGCTAACAAAGAAATCCTGGGGATCATTGTGTCCTACAAAGTCAAAGTGAAGCTGGTTATTTCCCGGGGAGG GCTCCTGGGAGACCTCGCATCTAG CGACCTGGCGATTGAACTTCCGTTCACATTAATGCATCCCAAACCTGTTGAAGGCTCTTCCTACCGAGATG CTACAGACAAGGACGCACCAGTAGACACCAATCTGATTGAATTTGACACAAA TGACGACGACATCGTCTTTGAAGACTTTGCGCGACAGCGCCTCATAGGAGCAAAGGAAGAGAAGGATGAGGACGAGGATGGGGCCGACTCGCCGAAGCTGAGTGACAGATAG